TGGTGGCCGTTTCCAAAACACATCCGGTTGAAAAAATACAGCAGGTGTACGACTTCGGACAAAGAGTTTTCGGAGAAAATAAAGTTCAGGAACTCGTAGAAAAAGCGCCTCTCCTTCCCAATGACATTCAGTGGCACCTGATCGGGCACCTTCAGAGAAATAAAGTAAAATATATTGCAGAATTTGTAGATACAGTTCAAAGCGTGGATTCTGAAAAACTTTTAGATGAAATCAACCGCCAGGCGAAAAAATGCAACCGAAAAATAAAAGTGCTTCTGCAAGTTAAAATTGCTGAAGAAGATACCAAATTTGGTTTGGAAGTTTCCGAAACCAAAGAACTGTTTTTAAAATGGCTTCAGGGCAATTTCCCAAATGTCGAAATTACAGGACTAATGGGAATGGCCACTTTCACAGACAATGAAGCTCAAATACGCAGAGAATTTTCTTTCCTCAAAAGGCTTTTCGACCAACTTTCTTTGCAGCACAGGCTTCAAACTCTTTCCATGGGAATGAGCGGCGACTTCCCTATTGCCATCGATTGCGGTGCAAATTCGGTACGAGTTGGCTCAGCAATTTTTGGTGAAAGATCTTATACAAATTAATATATTGTTTTTAAGATTTTTGTTTCTGAAAATCCTTACTGCATTGGGAATAATTTTTGCTGCAAACAACTGAAATTCCCAAAAATCCTTAAATAATCCGTAAATTTGCCCTTATGCAGAAAATCCTTATCGTAGAAGACGAAAAATCTATTTCAGGTGTGTTACAAAGCATCCTTTCAGACGAATTAAAAGATTATGAATTTTTAGTGGCCGAAGACGGGCTTGAAGGTTACAAAAATATTGAAAAAGAAGACTTTGCGCTGGTAATTTCAGATATTAAAATGCCAAAGTTATCCGGTACGGAACTTCTGAAACAGGCCTTAACACTGAAACCGGAAACCACCTTTGTAATGATTTCGGGCCATGCGGATATTGATACCGCTGTGGACTGCCTTAAGGAGGGTGCTTATGATTTCATCTCGAAACCGATCGATATCAACAGACTGATGACCAGCGTAAAAAATGCACTGGATAAGGAAAAGCTGGCAAAGGAAAACCAGTCCCTTCAAAAAGAAAATGTGACTTTAAAGAAAAAAGTCAACAAAAAATACCAGATGATCGGCGAAAGTGCTACCCTGAAAAAAATTCAGGATATGATCGATAAAGTTGCCGCTTCTGATGCCAGAGTCTTAATCACAGGACCAAACGGAGCCGGTAAAGAGCTGGTTGCACACGCCATCCATGCACAAAGTGAGAGAAGCCGCGGCCCCATGGTTGAAGTAAACTGTGCCGCAATTCCTTCAGAACTTATTGAATCTGAGCTTTTTGGACACGTAAAAGGTTCATTTACAGGAGCCATCAAAGACAAGCAGGGAAAATTTGAGCTTGCCAACAACGGAACAATTTTCCTGGATGAAATTGGTGATATGAGTTTAATTGCTCAGGCCAAAGTTCTTCGTGCATTGCAGGAAAGTAAAGTTTCCCCGGTTGGAAGCGACAAGGAGATAAAAGTTGACGTTCGCGTGGTAGCGGCAACCAACAAGGATATGCAGAAGGAGATCGAGGCCGGGCGCTTCCGGGAAGACCTTTATCACAGGCTTTCGGTAATAGAAATTTATGTGCCGCCTTTGGATGACAGAAAAGAGGACATCAAACTTTTAGTGGATCATTTTGCGAAACTTGTTGCAGATGAACAGGGCAATACACCGCGTTTATTCGACGACAATGCCATCCAGGCTTTACAGTCGTTCTCCTGGACCGGAAATATCCGTGAGCTGAGAAACGTGGTTGAAAGACTGATCATCTTAGGTGGAAACCCGGTAACTGAAGAAGATGTTGCTGCTTTCGTACGGAAGTAATATTTCTAATATATAAAATTCAAATCCGGTTTTTTGCCGGTTTTTTTTTGCCTATTTATTAATTCTGCTTAATCTATTGGCAATCCAATTTTAGGGCAAACATTAATCATTACTTTTGCAAAATGAATTTTTTGGATAGAAACTATACCAAACAAACTGTGAAACTGGCACTTCCAGTGATGCTTACACAGCTGGGACAGGTTTCGGTACAGCTTTTTGACAATATTATTGTTGGGAATTTACTCGGTGCCAATGCTTTGGCAGCAGTTTCCCTGGGTAACGCACTTTTTTTCTCGGTTTTTGTTTTCGGATTGGGAATTTCATTTGCAATTCCACCGCTGGTTTCTGAAGCGCATTCGCAGAACAAACACGACAGGATCAATTCAGTTTTTCGTCATGGCTTCGTCCTGAATATGGCCGTGGGATTACTGTTGATGATTTTATTACTCGCGTTCCGCCCGCTGCTCTATCATTTGGATCAGCCAAAAGAAATTATTCCCGATACCGAAATTTACCTCACCGTCATGGCGTTCAGTATTTTGCCGTTTATGACATTTCAGACCCTTCGTGAAGTTTCGGAAGGTTTGGGTTATACGATTGGGGTAACTAAGGCGACAATTTTTGCAAATGTGATTAATATTGGTTTGAATTACGTTTTCATCAAAGGAATGTTCGGTTTTCCGCCGATGGGCGTAAAAGGTTCCGCAATTGCAACGCTGATTGCGAGAATTTTCATGCTAGCTTTCCTCTATTTTGTCATGGTAAATCATCAGACCACAAAACGTTACGTGAAAGATTTCAGTTTAAAAATCGGGCTTTTCACTAAAAGAATGTTCACCAAAATGCTGAAACTCGGTTTGCCAACGGCTTTACAGATGTTTTTTGAAGTTACGGCCTTTGCCGGTGCTGCATTTATTTGCGGGATGATTTCCGCGAAAGACATCGCATCGCACCAGATTGCGCTGAGTATGGCTTCATTCACCTTTAATTTATGCATTGGCTTCAGTGTTGCTTCTACAGTGATGATCGGCAGAAAACTGGGCCAAAGAGACTTTATGGAACTGAGAAAAGTGGGGGTCAATAACATCAAAATCGCCTTCATTTTTATGGTTTTATGTGGCGCTTTTTTCATTTTGGCAAGAAATACTTTGCCGACATTTTTCACCAAAAAAGAAGATGTGGAAGTGATTCAGCTGGCTTCAAAACTTTTGATTATTGCCTCACTTTTCCAGCTTTCTGACGGAATTCAGGTGACCGCACTGGGTATTTTACGGGGAATTCAGGATGTAAAAATCCCGAGTTACCTCACATTTTTTGCGTATTGGATTATTACGATCCCATTAGGATTTTACCTCTGCGTCACTTTAAAAATGGGTGCATTTGGAATGTGGATTGCATTGGGATTAGGGCTCACGATTTCAGCGGTGCTTTTGGTGTACCGTTTTCTGAAACTTTCGGGCAAACGAATTAAGGCAAATACTTAGAAATTATGCAGGTAGAAATACGAAGGCTTACTTTAGACGATTACGATGCGCTGATCGAGGTGATGAAAAAATCATATCCCGAAATGCGCGACGATGTTTGGGATAAAAGAAATATCCAAAAACTGACCTCCATTTTTCCGGACGGGCAAATTTGTGTGACTGTTGACGGCAAAGTTGCGGCCGCTTCCCTCTCGATCATCGTGCAGTACGAGCTTTATGGCGATGATCACACTTATGCTGAAATTACCGGAAATTCTACCTTCAATACGCATTACAATTCCGGAAATGTTTTATACGGCATCGAAATGTTTGTGGATCCGGAATTCCGCTCGCTGCGCCTGGGAAGAAGGCTTTATGATGCGAGAAAAGAACTTTGCGAGAAATTAAATCTAAAATCAATCGTCATCGGCGGCAGAATTCCGAATTACCATCAGTACATGGATGAGCTTACGCCGAGGCAGTATATTCAGAAAGTAAGGAAAAAGGAAATTTATGATCCTGTGCTTACGTTTCAGCTCTCCAACAGTTTTCAGCCGATCAGGATTTTAAAAAATTATTTGCCGGGTGATACATCTTCCCAGGACAATGCAGTTCTGATGGAATGGAGCAATATCTACTACAGCCGCAGGCCAAACACGATGCAGGACAGCGTGGTGAGGTTGGGGCTAGTTCAGTGGCAGATGCGGCATTTCAATGATCTGGACGCGTTCTTCGAGCAGGTGAGATTTTTTGTGGATGTGATGAGCGATTACAAATCTGATTTTGTGATGTTCCCCGAGCTTTTCAATACACCGCTTTTAGCGCCTTACAATCACCTTTCTGAACGTGAAAGCATGCTCGAACTTGCAAAACTGACGGAAACCATTAAAGAAAAAATTTCAGAATTCGCCATCAGTTACAACGTGAATATCATCGCCGGAAGTATGCCTTTGGAAGAGGACGGCGAATTATACAACATCAGCTATCTTCTGCATCGTGACGGAAAAATTGATGAATACCGGAAAATCCACATTACGCCAAATGAAAAGAAATATTACGGCATGAAAGGCGGCAGCGAAATCAAAGTTTTCGATACCGATTGTGGAAAAATTGGACTGTTGATTTGCTACGACGTCGAGTTTCCGGAACTACCGAGAATTCTTGCAGACCAGGGCATGAAAATTCTGTTTGTGCCTTATCTTACCGATACGCAAAATGCTTACACACGCGTTCGTCACTGCGCCGCTGCAAGAGCCATTGAAAATGAGTGTTACGTAGCGATTGCCGGATGTGTAGGAAATTTACCCGGTGTAAACAATATGGATATTCAGTACGGACAGGCGGCGGTTTTCACGCCTTCTGACTTTGCATTTCCATCCAATGCGATTAAAGGGGAAGCGACGCCAAATACCGAGATGACTTTGATCGTAGACGTTGATTTGAATTTACTGAAAGAACTTCACCACAACGGTGCCGTGCGCACGATGAGCGACCGGAGAAGAGATTTGTACACGGTCGGGTTGAAAGAAAATTAAAAAACCGCCTCAGTTGTGAGACGGCTTCTTATTTTAAAGGTCTTCGGTCTTTTCGTCAGTAAATTTATAGGACGAATCGTTTTTTCCGATGATAAATTGCGATTCGAAACTTGCAAACTGACCGTCAGGACTCACTTCGTACTTGTAAATGTCTGTAAGACCGGAAGTTTTGTGGAATTCATAATATCTTCCTTTGCTCGTCCACCAGATACCGTTTTCAGTACTTTGCATCACGGCTCCATTTTTTGGATTCAATGCCACGAAAAGTAGTACAAATTTTCCATTTTCAAGACGGCAGTTTACCCAATATTTATTCACATCTTCCAGTTGCTGGCCTTCTTCAGAACCTTTCCAGCAGCCAACCATTTTTTTGTCGTATTCTTTCTTACCGTCAAACTTTTGCGAAAATGCCATTGTTGGTAAAATCAACATCAAAGCTAAAATTTTTTTCATAAAATATTACAGTTTAAATTCTAATTTCACATTAAAGAAACGCCCCGTCAAACGTACAGGAACAGGATAGACATAATTTGAATACACATCAGTCACCCATTGGTTTGCAACGGTATTCTGAATATTAAAGGCATTGAAAATCTGAACACCTAACGTCAGTTCGCGGAAGTTTTTCCAGAAACTTCCCGTTGCCTGATTATCTCCCTGATCTATAAAAACCTTTGATAAGCCGATATCTACCCTTTTGTACGACGGCAAAGTCTTTTGGTAAGTGTACTGTGCATCAAATACCGGAAGATTGGTCGCAGGATCAACCGTAACCGGTGTTCCCGTCGGTAAACCGTTGGCATAAACCAAAGTAAGATTCACCCGCATACTTGGGAATTTCGGCATATAATCCTGATAAAACATCGAGAACCGGAACCGCTGATCTGTCGGCCTCGGAATGTCGCCCTTACCTTCAATATTCTCGTAAATACGGGCATAACTTGCAGAAATCCAAGAATCCACACCCGGAACAAATTCTCCAAACAATCTCGTATCTATCCCATAAGCATAACCAGTGGCGTTGTTCTTCCCGGAATATCTCGTCCGCACATTGTCGATATAATACGGAATCAGCCGGTCCATTTTTTTGTAATACGCTTCCGTAGTGAGTTTGAATGGCCTTTCAACCATCTGAAACTCATAATCATTGGCCAAAACCAACTGATAAGACCGCTGTGCTTTAATTTCAGAATTAAAATTCCCGCTTAAATCTTTAATTTCTTTGTAAAAAGGGGCCTGGTAATAAACTCCGCCCGAAAGTTTAAACAGCATATCAGCGTCCCAATCCGGTTTTACAGCAACCTGAATTCTTGGACTGATCAAAGTTTCTTTATTGAATGTCCAGTTTTGTGCGCGAACGCCGGCATTTACAAACATCCGGCTTGTTCCCCAGTAGAATTTTTTGGAATATTGTGCATAAGCTGAGATTCGCTCCGGCGAGATGTCATTGTTCCCGCTGATATGGTATTTCAATTCCAAACTTGATGCATCCAGATTTCCCGGCAAAACAAAATTGCGCGGTTGTGAATAACCCAGCGAATCAATTAGTTGCCATTCATTCGTTAAATCCTGAAGCCGTTCTTTTTCAAATTTGGCTCCAATTTCGTAATCGGTGTTTGCATCGGGAGAAAACCGCGCTTTGAACTGGCTTCCCAACGTCCTTACAAACAAATCATTTCTCGCATGATCTATTTGCCCGCCTGCATCGTAAGACGTAACCGGATCGCCGGTCACCGGATCAAAAGTCTGCAGCATATACCCTGAAGCGATGCTGTAATACTCCCGCTCGCGATTCTGGTAGGCAAAATTGTCCAAAGTTAAAGACCATTTCTTATTAGGTTTATAATTAACGGATACCGTGCCCATCATATTCCGGTAGCGGTCATCTTCCCTGCCGGTGTAAAATACTGTGAGTTTAAGTGGTTGCTGGAGCGTTCCAAAATCGACATCCTTTTTCTTCGGCACCATTTCGTAATCGTTTTTAGAATAATACCCGATAAATGAAACGTTCCATTTAGGATTGATGCTGTAATTGATGTACGACTGAAAATCCATATACTGCGGATTAAAGTCGGCATCCTCCTTCATGGTATTCAGTACCAAATTGGTATTTCTGTAACGCCCGGAAAATAAGGCTGAAAGTTTCTGATTCTTGGAAGCAAAACCAGTTGAAAGCCTTCCTCCAATCAAACTTGCTTCGCCTGACAGTTCAAATTTTGTGGGTTGGCGATAGTAAATATTAAGTGCCGAGGACATTTTATCGCCGTATTTAGCCTCGAAACCACCCGGCGAAAAATTGATCAGCGAAACCATATCAGGATTGATGATGCTCATCCCTTCCTGCAAAGAATTTCTGATGAGAAACGGGCGGTAGATTTCAATATCATTAATGTAAATAAGGTTTTCATCGTAGTTGCCGCCGCGAACCATATATTGCGAAGACAGTTCCGTATTGGAGTTTACGGAAGGCAAAGTTTTAATGACGCCTTCAATTCCTCCGGAAATAGACGCTACTTGTTGCGCATTTTTAGCGGAAATCACCGTTGTGGAAAGGTCTGTCACTTTTTTCTTGGCTTTCTTTTGAAACACCACTTCTTCTATGTCTCTTACACGTTCTTTTTCCTGCGAAAAGAAAAAAAAAGGTGCCAATGCGGAAGAAAAAATAATTATTTTTTTCAAAACTGAAATTTTTTCAAATTTAATGATTTTTAACTTACCTCATAATATGTACGTTTTTAAAATTCATTACCTGTTGTGCATTTAGCACAAATTAACTTTTAGTTTATTTAAACTTCTTTTAAACACGAAGAAATTCAGGTATTGAATCATTGTGAAAGAAGTTATTTTTGACACTATTCTTGTCGCAAGACCTTGAAAGGTTTTTGCAAAGTTCGTGTTTATGGTGAACTGTCCGCACAGTTGCGAGATATTGGTTTCAATTCTCTTTCTTATTTTTGATTTCGTCCTTGAAAACTCCACAAAACCATGTTGATTCCTGCGCATAGGAACCGAAAGGTTAATCTTGGAGAAATTGAATAAATCCACTTGCAATTCTTTGCTGATATATCCTCTGTCTCCGATTAATAAACAATTTTGAAAATTTTCTTTAATATCGAAAAGATAATTTACATCGTGGACATTTGCGGGCGAAAAATCAAAAGAGTGAAAGATTCCATTCTTATCACAAACTGCATGTAGTTTATAGCCAAAATATCTTGACTTCTGCGCCGCACAATATCCAAATGCAGGTTTGATTTCATCCGTAGAGCAAATTGCGGAACGATTTGCCCTGCTTATTTTACATATTTCAATGGGTGTTGAATCCACAATGAAGACGTCGGTAAAGTCTGCAAACTTTCCGCTCAGAGTTTCCCGAATTTTCTCAATGTAAGGGAAAAGTTTTCTTTTCCTTCTGTTATATACGCTTCTTTCTATCTTTTCGTCCAAACCAGTTCCCGAAATACACCTAAACAACTGTAGTTCAGAGTTAATCGACATGTATTCTGCGGTAATATTAAGTGCCACAAGTTCCAAGTCGGACATTTTTGGAAGTCTGATTTGCTTCTTAGTGGTGATATGGTTGCAGGTTTTTGTCAATTCTTTTAAAATAATTTCGTAGTTTTGAATGAGATTGTTCATGTATTTAATGGCTTGGTAACCAATTAAATATACGATTTTTTAATCAAATGAACAATCTTTTTTCTTTTTAATTTCTAAATGCACAACAGGTAATTCATTATATTTGCAAAACAAATTTTAGAAAAAATGATGAAAAAATTTTTTATTTTAGGAACTTTAGCGTTCTGCTTTAGTTTAAATGCACAAACAGGGAAAGTTGGTATCAATACAACTACCCCAACAGAAGTTTTAGATGTTAACGGAACTGCAAGAGTAAGAGATTTACCTGTAGATGGTGCTGCCAATGCTTTATACAATGGTGCTGCAACGAAAGCCACTACATTTACAGCAACAGCCCCGGTTCTTATAGATGCGAACGGCAATTTAGGCAAAGCCGCGAATAAAGATCTTGTTCCTAATAATGCTACAACTGGCTTTACAGCTACAGATGCTTCTACAGCTATGTTTGTTATCAGGAGATACTCTGTTACAGACTGGCCTTCCGGTCAAAATGCAGGAGCAGGTTTCGATACCGGAATGTCCACCGCAAAATGGGAAGCCGTAATGTCTAATGTAAGTTATAAACTTTCCAACAGAGATACTACGAGCAACGACACCAGTGCTGCCAATACAGCAGTAAACAACTTTTTATCCAAATTATTCGGCTCCGAGGTCAGTGCAGGTACTAAAACCACAGCAACTTTTGGCTATACATTAGGAAAATCCGGAACCACATGGAGGGTAATAGGAGATTTTGGAGGCATAATTGAGCAGGTTACTCCGGTAGATATCCTTTTCATCAATAAAAATTATGTAGCAACTGATAGACCTTAATATTGAGACAATGAAAAAAATAATAATATTGGGTTCTGTATTACTCAGTTTTGCCTTAAAAGCCCAGCTTGGTAAAGTTGGTATTAAAAATACTGCACCTACCGAGGTTTTAGATGTTAACGGAACAATGAGGGTTAGAGACATCCAAATAGACGGAACTACGAATGCCCTATATAATGGCAGTGCTACCAAATCTACCACGTTTACAGCTACGAACGTTATGATGACCGATGCTAACGGCAACTTAGGAAAAGCGCTAAATAAAGATTTGATCCCAAATAAAAATTATACAGGGTTTAATGCACTGGATAATTCCACCGCCATATTTGTAACACGCCAGTATACCGTAGGTGACTGGCCGTCTTCGGGTAGCGGTTTTGATACCGGGATGTCCACTACAAAATGGGAAGCCATCTTATCTAATATCAGCTACAAATTGTCTGATAGATATACTACGACAGGTAGTACTGCTGCTAACAACCCATTTATTAATACATTTTTAACCAACGTATTTGGTTCTGAAGGGAGTGGAACAACCGTTCAAACTTTTGGATGGGCACTCGGAAAAAATAGTGGAACATGGAGGATTATTGGAGATTTTAATAGTATAAAAGAGCAGCCTACTAAAATAGATATTATTTTTATTAACAAAAAGTATGTGGCTACGGATGATAGGCCATAAAGAAAACTTTACAGTAAAAAATTACATAGAAGTCATTTCGTTTTGAAGTGACTTTTTTTGTTATAAAATTGCTTCTCTGATTTTTGTTAATTTTCCCAATAAATTCTCGAGCAGATCAAGTTTCAGCATATTGGCACCGTCTGATTTTGCGCATGAGGGATCCGGATGGGTTTCAATGAAAATTCCATTGGCACCCACGGCAATTCCAGCTTTAGCGATGGTCTCAATTAATTCCGGACGACCTCCTGTAACGCCGGAATTTTGATTCGGTTGTTGCAAAGAATGCGTTACATCTAAAATTACCGGCGCATAATTCTGCATTGTTGGAATGCCGCGGAAATCCACCACCAAATCGGTATAACCAAACGAGTTTCCGCGCTCAATGATGGCCGTTTTCTCGTTGCCAGAATCCCTTACTTTTTCCACGGCAAATTTCATGGATTCCGGTGACAGAAACTGGCCCTTTTTCAATGTTACACACTTCCCCGTATTGGCTGCAGCCACCAAAAGATCAGTCTGGCGCACCAGAAAAGCCGGAATCTGCAGTACATCAACATATTTTGCGGCTAATGCTGCATGTTCATTTTCGTGAATGTCTGTGGTGGTGGGAATATTGAAATTTTCGCCAACTTTCTTCAGGATTTCGAGAGCCTTTTCGTCGCCGATTCCGGTAAAGGAATCTACACGGCTGCGGTTGGCTTTTTTGAAACTTCCTTTAAAGATGTAGGGAATCTGATATTTGTCTGAAAGCCTCACAATCTTTTCTGCAATTTCAAACGCCATATCCTCGCTTTCTATGGCGCACGGCCCGGCAATCAGGAAGAAATTTTTTGAATCTTTATGGTGAATTTTATCTAAGAACTGAATCATTTTTTTCTATAAATTAAAGCTTAGCAACTATTTTCTCAAAGGTATTGATATTTCTTGAAGTGATTTTGTCTTTAAATGATTTTTTGCCTAAAATTTTACCAAAATCAGAATTCAAAGTTTCACCTTTTTTAATTTTCCAGTAAAAGACTTTTTGGACAATTTTTGCAGCTTCGCCGTCTGATTTTATTCCTTTAGCAAATTCGTTCATCAATTCTTCCACGATTTCATCAGAAGAAATAAAAACATAACTGTGATATTCCTCAGATTTAGTGAAAGGATTGTTTTTCAAAGCATGGGTGACGAAGTCTGCCTTTCTAATAAACATAAATGCTTCATAATCAAAATAGTCAGCCATTGATTTTTCCAGAACCGTTTTCAGCTGTGTTTCATTTTTTTCAGAATCGAAAAGTATATTGCCGGTTGCTAAAACAGACACAACATTTTTCATTCCCGCGTTTAGAAAAACGGCACAAACATCGGCCATTTTCATGGCAGTTCCTTTTACATTTACACCTCTTAAAAATGCGCAGTATCTCATTATTTTATTCTTATATAAAGATTATAATCAGTTCCTGAAGGTTTTAATTTATAGACTTTTTCAAGGATTTTATTTTCGCTCTGAAGATAATCGTTTATCCTGAATTCCTTTAAAAGTTTATAATGGCCTCTGTAGTATACAGCATCTTTACCCACAAATAAATCCCTGTAAGAAAGAAGATATTTAGGCTGACGTTTTTTCACTGTATTGACCCAGTAATTCGCTTTATCTTTCTTTATTTCAGCCTGTATTTCTTTATCTACCAAACCAACTTCATCAATGGTTTTTAAGCCTGAAAAATACGGTACATAGCCGGCCGGTTCCAGTAAAATCCACTGGTTTTTGTCCTGTTCATAATTATTCAGGAAAATGCCGATGTTCCTTCTATAATTCCATTCCCCATTTCCGGTTGCGATTGAATGTATTGTCTGAAACGCCAACATTGGCAGGATATAGAAAACTACAAGGAGTGTAAGCCACAGATATTTTCTATGCTTCTGTTCGATCACAAATATCAAAACTGGCACAAACAGCAGGATTTGCGGCACCCAATAATACCAGTCGAAATAGCTTTTCTGTGATATAAAGATGATCTGCTTCGTCCACGCAAAAACAAAAATGATCCAGAGAAATTTGTTTCTGGAATCTTTCTTCCTGATTAAAAAAATAAAACATAAAAGCTCGAAAACCATAACCAAAATGGTAAAAGGATTAAAACTGCCGGGCAACTTGAGCATGCCCCAATAATTTCCGAAATTCTGAAGAAAGTATATCCAGTTTTGCCGCGAAGTAAAGGCCTGATCATATGTGGTCTGCTTTGCGACGATTGTGTTATTTACAATCTCATGGAAATAAAACCAATTGAAACTTAAAACCGAAATTAAACCAAGAATTCCGCCTAAAACGTAATACCAGTTTATTTTTTTGCTGAAAACCAAATCCACGATAAATACGATTCCCAGGAATATGACCGTATCAATTCTTGTAAAAAGAATCAGTACCGGTAAAATCACCAAAGCCCAGTTTTTTCCTTTCGTAAAACCAAAATAAAGCAGACTCATTTCCAGAAAAAACAGTATTCCGTACTCCATACCAAGAATTGAAATTTTTATTGATGGTGGAAGTATTCCGAATAAGAAAATGAAAACAGCCTGATGTATTGGGTTTGTAAGGATGATTTTAGAAAGAAGATAACTGCCAGCAGTGAAAAGGAGAGAGTTGAAGATCAAAATAGGAATTACGAAGTGATCTTTACCAAAAATTAAATTAAAAAACCACGACACAAAAACATAAAGATGCGTAGTAGAAGCTGAAATCCTGGTATCTCCGTTAAAGCCAATGACGCCATAATCTAAAAGGTTTTGTGCTACGCGCCATGTGATAAAGGCATCCTCCTGAATGTGGTGAGTCAGTAAAAATAAAAGTTTGAAA
The sequence above is a segment of the Chryseobacterium taklimakanense genome. Coding sequences within it:
- a CDS encoding bifunctional GNAT family N-acetyltransferase/carbon-nitrogen hydrolase family protein yields the protein MQVEIRRLTLDDYDALIEVMKKSYPEMRDDVWDKRNIQKLTSIFPDGQICVTVDGKVAAASLSIIVQYELYGDDHTYAEITGNSTFNTHYNSGNVLYGIEMFVDPEFRSLRLGRRLYDARKELCEKLNLKSIVIGGRIPNYHQYMDELTPRQYIQKVRKKEIYDPVLTFQLSNSFQPIRILKNYLPGDTSSQDNAVLMEWSNIYYSRRPNTMQDSVVRLGLVQWQMRHFNDLDAFFEQVRFFVDVMSDYKSDFVMFPELFNTPLLAPYNHLSERESMLELAKLTETIKEKISEFAISYNVNIIAGSMPLEEDGELYNISYLLHRDGKIDEYRKIHITPNEKKYYGMKGGSEIKVFDTDCGKIGLLICYDVEFPELPRILADQGMKILFVPYLTDTQNAYTRVRHCAAARAIENECYVAIAGCVGNLPGVNNMDIQYGQAAVFTPSDFAFPSNAIKGEATPNTEMTLIVDVDLNLLKELHHNGAVRTMSDRRRDLYTVGLKEN
- a CDS encoding MATE family efflux transporter, with amino-acid sequence MNFLDRNYTKQTVKLALPVMLTQLGQVSVQLFDNIIVGNLLGANALAAVSLGNALFFSVFVFGLGISFAIPPLVSEAHSQNKHDRINSVFRHGFVLNMAVGLLLMILLLAFRPLLYHLDQPKEIIPDTEIYLTVMAFSILPFMTFQTLREVSEGLGYTIGVTKATIFANVINIGLNYVFIKGMFGFPPMGVKGSAIATLIARIFMLAFLYFVMVNHQTTKRYVKDFSLKIGLFTKRMFTKMLKLGLPTALQMFFEVTAFAGAAFICGMISAKDIASHQIALSMASFTFNLCIGFSVASTVMIGRKLGQRDFMELRKVGVNNIKIAFIFMVLCGAFFILARNTLPTFFTKKEDVEVIQLASKLLIIASLFQLSDGIQVTALGILRGIQDVKIPSYLTFFAYWIITIPLGFYLCVTLKMGAFGMWIALGLGLTISAVLLVYRFLKLSGKRIKANT
- a CDS encoding IS982 family transposase, with translation MNNLIQNYEIILKELTKTCNHITTKKQIRLPKMSDLELVALNITAEYMSINSELQLFRCISGTGLDEKIERSVYNRRKRKLFPYIEKIRETLSGKFADFTDVFIVDSTPIEICKISRANRSAICSTDEIKPAFGYCAAQKSRYFGYKLHAVCDKNGIFHSFDFSPANVHDVNYLFDIKENFQNCLLIGDRGYISKELQVDLFNFSKINLSVPMRRNQHGFVEFSRTKSKIRKRIETNISQLCGQFTINTNFAKTFQGLATRIVSKITSFTMIQYLNFFVFKRSLNKLKVNLC
- a CDS encoding TonB-dependent receptor plug domain-containing protein, with amino-acid sequence MAPFFFFSQEKERVRDIEEVVFQKKAKKKVTDLSTTVISAKNAQQVASISGGIEGVIKTLPSVNSNTELSSQYMVRGGNYDENLIYINDIEIYRPFLIRNSLQEGMSIINPDMVSLINFSPGGFEAKYGDKMSSALNIYYRQPTKFELSGEASLIGGRLSTGFASKNQKLSALFSGRYRNTNLVLNTMKEDADFNPQYMDFQSYINYSINPKWNVSFIGYYSKNDYEMVPKKKDVDFGTLQQPLKLTVFYTGREDDRYRNMMGTVSVNYKPNKKWSLTLDNFAYQNREREYYSIASGYMLQTFDPVTGDPVTSYDAGGQIDHARNDLFVRTLGSQFKARFSPDANTDYEIGAKFEKERLQDLTNEWQLIDSLGYSQPRNFVLPGNLDASSLELKYHISGNNDISPERISAYAQYSKKFYWGTSRMFVNAGVRAQNWTFNKETLISPRIQVAVKPDWDADMLFKLSGGVYYQAPFYKEIKDLSGNFNSEIKAQRSYQLVLANDYEFQMVERPFKLTTEAYYKKMDRLIPYYIDNVRTRYSGKNNATGYAYGIDTRLFGEFVPGVDSWISASYARIYENIEGKGDIPRPTDQRFRFSMFYQDYMPKFPSMRVNLTLVYANGLPTGTPVTVDPATNLPVFDAQYTYQKTLPSYKRVDIGLSKVFIDQGDNQATGSFWKNFRELTLGVQIFNAFNIQNTVANQWVTDVYSNYVYPVPVRLTGRFFNVKLEFKL
- a CDS encoding YggS family pyridoxal phosphate-dependent enzyme; amino-acid sequence: MSLKEQYEEVLQQLPSHIQLVAVSKTHPVEKIQQVYDFGQRVFGENKVQELVEKAPLLPNDIQWHLIGHLQRNKVKYIAEFVDTVQSVDSEKLLDEINRQAKKCNRKIKVLLQVKIAEEDTKFGLEVSETKELFLKWLQGNFPNVEITGLMGMATFTDNEAQIRREFSFLKRLFDQLSLQHRLQTLSMGMSGDFPIAIDCGANSVRVGSAIFGERSYTN
- a CDS encoding sigma-54-dependent transcriptional regulator, with the translated sequence MQKILIVEDEKSISGVLQSILSDELKDYEFLVAEDGLEGYKNIEKEDFALVISDIKMPKLSGTELLKQALTLKPETTFVMISGHADIDTAVDCLKEGAYDFISKPIDINRLMTSVKNALDKEKLAKENQSLQKENVTLKKKVNKKYQMIGESATLKKIQDMIDKVAASDARVLITGPNGAGKELVAHAIHAQSERSRGPMVEVNCAAIPSELIESELFGHVKGSFTGAIKDKQGKFELANNGTIFLDEIGDMSLIAQAKVLRALQESKVSPVGSDKEIKVDVRVVAATNKDMQKEIEAGRFREDLYHRLSVIEIYVPPLDDRKEDIKLLVDHFAKLVADEQGNTPRLFDDNAIQALQSFSWTGNIRELRNVVERLIILGGNPVTEEDVAAFVRK